Proteins found in one Methanospirillum hungatei JF-1 genomic segment:
- a CDS encoding PDDEXK nuclease domain-containing protein, producing the protein MDFSDLVHCISEVNTELTKQAVKAVNRSLTLRNWLIGYYIREFEQHGSDRALYGESLLDLIAARLSDTSGFSARTLRLYRQFYLVYPNIWQTLSAESAGPEKWQSLFATFNPSHLLQPCGEEIPIQSMNAGRDDILMNLSFSHFTLLMPLDDPLKRRFYEVECVRGNWSVRELKRQIESLYFERSALSQDKQALSEHVQAGAQTDSPHLIIRDPCVFDFLGIKSEEVMYESDLEQVLLRKLESFLLELGYGFCFEARQKRILIGDEYFFVDLVFYHRVLKCHVIIELKTGGFSHEALGQLNTYLNYFKAHLMTEGDNPPVGLLLCTTQNHALVQYACAGIDNQVFVSKYQVRLPGTEESREFVERVIRDE; encoded by the coding sequence GGTATTATATACGTGAATTCGAGCAACATGGGTCAGATCGGGCATTATATGGTGAATCCCTCCTTGACCTGATAGCGGCCCGTTTGTCTGATACTTCCGGATTTTCAGCCCGTACTCTCCGATTATATCGCCAGTTCTATCTGGTATATCCGAACATTTGGCAAACACTGTCTGCCGAATCTGCAGGTCCTGAAAAATGGCAATCATTGTTTGCCACATTCAATCCCTCTCATCTTCTGCAACCATGCGGCGAGGAAATCCCGATTCAGAGTATGAATGCCGGGCGGGATGATATCCTGATGAACCTCTCATTCAGCCATTTTACCCTCCTGATGCCGTTAGACGATCCCCTGAAACGCCGGTTTTACGAGGTGGAGTGTGTCAGGGGGAACTGGTCGGTCAGAGAACTGAAACGACAGATCGAGAGTCTGTACTTTGAACGATCCGCTCTTTCACAGGATAAACAAGCATTATCTGAACATGTTCAAGCCGGAGCACAGACAGATTCACCCCACCTCATAATTCGCGACCCATGTGTGTTCGATTTTCTCGGGATCAAAAGTGAGGAGGTCATGTATGAGTCTGATCTTGAGCAGGTTCTTCTCCGCAAACTTGAGTCATTCCTTCTTGAACTTGGGTACGGGTTCTGTTTTGAGGCTCGGCAGAAGAGGATTCTGATCGGTGATGAGTACTTCTTTGTTGACCTCGTGTTTTATCACCGGGTGTTGAAGTGTCATGTGATTATTGAACTGAAGACCGGCGGGTTTTCGCATGAGGCACTGGGGCAGCTGAATACGTATCTGAATTATTTCAAGGCTCATCTTATGACCGAGGGGGATAATCCTCCGGTCGGGTTACTTCTGTGTACTACCCAGAATCATGCCCTTGTGCAATATGCCTGTGCCGGAATAGATAATCAGGTGTTTGTATCGAAGTATCAGGTCAGACTGCCGGGGACAGAGGAGAGCCGGGAATTTGTAGAGAGGGTTATCCGGGATGAGTGA
- a CDS encoding restriction endonuclease subunit S, which yields MGITTLFLQLRTRLLLNTHVQVGTPRMDWVALPILNRVRNPIYCFLSHYINSITHSHIQSHLVGAVQQHFNVGSARKISINLPPLPTQKAIAHILGTLDDKIELNRRMNETLESIARAIFTSWFIDFDPVRAKAEGRQPEGMDAATAALFPSEFEEVEGQEIPKGWQIKPIGDILEVKGGSTPSTENESYWGGNIPFCTPKDLSNSKTPFILSTERTITELGVGEISSGILPIGTVLLSSRAPIGYVSITIAPISINQGFIALIPNESCNNYFIFEWLKANMELIIGNANGTTFLEISKKNFKPLSLCLPPKKLMQAYSLLINPIFTKIKSNLIQNQELSQTRDTLLPKLLSGELPIDNPEQFTGVS from the coding sequence ATGGGAATCACCACGTTGTTCCTGCAGCTTCGCACCCGTTTATTGCTAAACACGCACGTGCAGGTAGGGACGCCCAGAATGGATTGGGTGGCGTTACCGATTTTAAACCGGGTTCGCAATCCGATTTACTGCTTCTTGTCGCACTATATTAACTCAATTACTCATTCTCATATTCAATCCCATTTGGTAGGTGCAGTCCAACAGCATTTTAACGTAGGTTCAGCTCGTAAAATATCTATAAATCTCCCTCCCCTCCCCACCCAAAAAGCCATCGCCCACATCCTCGGCACCCTCGACGATAAGATCGAACTCAACCGCCGGATGAACGAAACCCTCGAATCCATCGCCCGGGCCATCTTCACGAGCTGGTTCATCGACTTCGACCCGGTCCGGGCCAAGGCCGAAGGACGGCAGCCCGAGGGGATGGATGCGGCAACGGCGGCCCTGTTTCCGAGCGAGTTTGAAGAAGTTGAGGGGCAGGAGATCCCGAAAGGGTGGCAGATCAAACCGATTGGAGATATACTGGAAGTAAAAGGTGGTTCGACTCCTTCAACTGAAAATGAATCTTATTGGGGCGGAAATATTCCGTTTTGCACTCCTAAAGATTTGTCAAATAGTAAAACACCCTTCATATTATCAACGGAAAGAACAATCACTGAATTAGGTGTTGGAGAAATAAGTTCTGGGATTTTACCTATTGGTACAGTTCTTTTATCATCAAGAGCTCCTATTGGATATGTCTCAATAACAATTGCCCCAATCTCAATTAATCAAGGTTTTATTGCGTTAATTCCGAATGAATCCTGTAATAATTATTTCATCTTTGAATGGCTTAAAGCAAATATGGAGTTGATCATAGGAAATGCCAATGGAACTACTTTTTTAGAGATAAGTAAAAAGAATTTTAAGCCCTTATCACTATGTTTACCACCAAAAAAACTAATGCAGGCATATAGTTTATTGATAAACCCGATTTTTACGAAAATAAAATCTAATTTAATACAAAATCAAGAATTGTCGCAAACACGTGATACCCTCCTCCCCAAACTCCTCTCCGGCGAACTTCCCATAGACAACCCCGAACAATTCACCGGTGTATCCTGA
- the ltrA gene encoding group II intron reverse transcriptase/maturase: MNGISSITHKSEDISDRKLAKQWKKFPFAKARDYVKRLQTRIAKAVKNGQYRLARRLQYLLTHSFYAKMLAVQRVTKNRGKRSAGVDGEKWTTPEQKMKAALTLSDKGYRAKPLRRIYIPKPQSSKMRPLSIPTMYDRAMQALYAMALMPWAETTADKTSFGFRMKRNAQDAASYTFQCLSRKTSGQWILEGDIRGCFDNFAHQWMLDNIPLDQRILNQFLKAGYIYDGILYRNKSGTPQGGLISPLLANMALDGMERMLKEHFPGNKVHLIRFADDFLVTADSQETALQCKELITEFLHERGLELSEEKTKIVHINEGFDFLGWNFRKFKGKFLIQPSKKAIAAIIDKVRVIIKSAKAWKQEDLIKALNPVIKGWAMYHRTVSASMTFGKLDWVVRNMLWRWAKRRHNNKGKRWIARKYWHPTLTRKQVFRTSTLTLENFSNTKIQYRKFIKLDANPFIDTEYFENRPGVFLSKQRSIRMFLHYAHKSG, encoded by the coding sequence ATGAACGGGATAAGTTCAATTACGCATAAAAGCGAGGACATCTCGGACAGAAAACTTGCAAAACAATGGAAGAAATTTCCATTTGCTAAAGCAAGAGATTATGTAAAGCGACTTCAGACACGTATCGCAAAAGCAGTGAAGAACGGCCAATATCGACTTGCAAGACGACTCCAGTATCTGCTTACACATTCGTTTTATGCAAAAATGTTGGCAGTACAACGAGTAACCAAAAACAGAGGTAAAAGAAGTGCAGGAGTAGATGGGGAAAAATGGACCACCCCTGAACAGAAAATGAAAGCAGCATTAACGCTTTCGGACAAGGGCTATCGGGCAAAACCTCTCCGGAGAATCTACATCCCTAAACCGCAATCGAGTAAAATGCGACCTCTTTCGATTCCAACCATGTATGACCGTGCTATGCAAGCTTTGTATGCAATGGCTCTTATGCCTTGGGCTGAGACCACAGCAGACAAGACATCATTCGGATTCCGAATGAAGCGAAATGCACAGGATGCTGCTTCATACACTTTTCAGTGCTTAAGCAGAAAGACTTCAGGTCAATGGATATTAGAAGGTGATATCCGCGGGTGCTTCGATAATTTCGCACACCAATGGATGCTTGATAACATCCCTCTTGACCAAAGAATCCTTAACCAATTCCTGAAAGCCGGTTATATTTATGATGGAATACTCTACCGTAACAAGTCAGGTACGCCCCAAGGCGGCTTAATTTCCCCCTTATTGGCTAACATGGCTCTTGACGGCATGGAAAGAATGTTGAAAGAACACTTTCCCGGAAATAAGGTTCATCTCATACGGTTTGCAGATGATTTTCTCGTAACGGCAGACTCACAGGAAACGGCACTCCAGTGCAAGGAACTCATCACTGAATTTCTTCATGAACGAGGGCTTGAACTCTCTGAGGAAAAGACCAAAATCGTTCATATCAACGAGGGGTTCGATTTCCTGGGCTGGAATTTCAGAAAATTCAAAGGCAAATTCCTGATACAACCTTCGAAGAAAGCTATTGCCGCAATCATTGATAAAGTAAGGGTAATCATTAAGTCGGCGAAGGCCTGGAAACAGGAAGACCTTATCAAAGCCCTAAATCCCGTAATTAAGGGATGGGCAATGTATCACCGGACGGTTTCTGCAAGTATGACCTTTGGGAAACTTGACTGGGTTGTCCGAAATATGTTGTGGAGATGGGCAAAGCGCCGTCATAATAATAAAGGGAAGAGATGGATTGCCAGAAAATACTGGCACCCAACACTTACCAGAAAACAGGTCTTTAGAACCTCTACTCTTACTCTCGAAAACTTCTCCAACACCAAAATTCAATACCGAAAATTCATAAAACTGGATGCAAATCCGTTTATTGATACCGAGTATTTTGAAAACAGGCCAGGAGTTTTCCTCTCAAAGCAAAGATCGATACGGATGTTCCTTCACTACGCCCATAAAAGCGGGTAG